The following are encoded in a window of Amaranthus tricolor cultivar Red isolate AtriRed21 chromosome 2, ASM2621246v1, whole genome shotgun sequence genomic DNA:
- the LOC130805619 gene encoding uncharacterized protein LOC130805619 gives MSEHISAIFQRNLPPKCRDSGMFIVSCIIGELTSQKAMLDLEASINVISYSLYKSLKLGTLHETSFVIQLANRSNAYPKEIVEDVLVKVGDLIFPADFYVLDMEHDKHVAPIFLGRPFMKTTKTKIDVDIGSLIMEFDGSLIFPKDHFCFAIDLVDTSSQDMFDIDGQEKLKEVLQDLKKQEQFPLLPSHLEPLSLTIPKENLLPSILHAPKVALKPLPEHLKYVFFGENETLPLIISSKLTREQENKLVDVLKQHKEAMGWSIADIKGISPTTCIDRIFSKNDAKPVRKP, from the exons ATGAGTGAGCACATTTCAGCCATATTTCAAAGAAATTTACCACCTAAATGTAGAGATTCAGGTATGTTCATTGTCTCTTGTATTATAGGTGAGCTTACATCTCAAAAAGCCATGTTAGACTTAGAGGCATCAATCAATGTAATTTCATATTCACTATATAAGTCTTTGAAACTTGGTACATTGCATGAAACAAGTTTTGTGATACAATTAGCTAACAGGTCTAATGCATATCCTAAGGAAATAGTAGAGGATGTCTTAGTTAAAGTAGGGGATCTTATATTTCCTGctgatttttatgttttagatATGGAACATGATAAACATGTAGCACCTATCTTTCTAGGTAGACCTTTCATGAAAACTACCAAGACTAAGATTGATGTAGATATAGGATCACTTATCATGGAATTTGATG GATCACTTATATTTCCTAAGGACCATTTTTGTTTTGCTATTGATTTAGTTGATACCTCTAGTCAAGATATGTTTGATATAGATGgccaagaaaaactcaaa GAAGTTTTGCAAGATTTGAAGAAGCAAGAACAATTCCCACTTCTTCCTTCTCATTTAGAGCCATTATCACTAACCATACCCAAGGAGAATTTGTTACCATCTATTTTGCATGCACCCAAGGTAGCACTTAAGCCATTACCCGAACATTTGAAGTATGTATTCTTTGGGGAGAATGAGACCTTGCCATTAATTATTTCAAGCAAGTTGACAAGAGAGCAAGAGAACAAGTTGGTTGATGTCCTAAAGCAACATAAGGAGGCCATGGGATGGTCGATTGCAGACATCAAGGGCATAAGTCCTACTACATGCATTGATCGGATTTTTTCGAAAAATGATGCCAAGCCAGTAAGAAAACCCTAA
- the LOC130805620 gene encoding uncharacterized protein LOC130805620 gives MINAASGGSILNNTSEAAKALIEELAEGSRQFNKRSHDKRAIRENVSTDSKVGKLEDQMQALTSMMRDFMVKGKAQQVKSCGICSFNHPTDSYPQLQEEGNEEVSAIDFQNQGFQKRNDPFSNTYNPRWRDHPNLKYGNPSGNQQQHQQQSFFKPQQQSYPRPPHHDQGSSSNSNMSTEEMLNTLTKNMIQFQDETHSSIKNIERQMGQISGAVNKFEARDSEKFPSQTEPNPRMNANAMILRSGTELQGNERTIARDKELQEETVVHEPSSLEDQATLSQEEKNVTTAPLPPYEPVPPFPEALKERKKHEADKEIYEVFKKCEVNIPLLDALKQIPRYVKFLKELCTAKRKQRL, from the coding sequence ATGATAAATGCGGCAAGTGGAGGTTCCATTCTCAATAACACATCGGAAGCTGCAAAGGCATTGATAGAAGAACTAGCTGAAGGTTCTAGGCAATTCAACAAGAGATCCCACGATAAAAGAGCAATTAGAGAAAATGTTAGCACTGATTCTAAGGTTGGCAAACTAGAAGATCAAATGCAAGCATTAACATCAATGATGAGAGATTTCATGGTTAAGGGAAAAGCACAACAAGTAAAGTCATGTGGCATTTGCTCTTTTAATCATCCTACAGATTCTTACCCTCAGTTACAAGAAGAAGGTAATGAAGAAGTTAGTGCAATTGATTTTCAAAACCAAGGGTTTCAGAAAAGAAATGATCCGTTTTCCAATACATACAATCCAAGGTGGAGAGACCATCCAAATCTCAAGTATGGGAATCCATCAGGGAATcaacaacaacatcaacaacaatcATTCTTCAAGCCACAACAACAATCCTATCCTAGACCCCCACATCACGATCAAGGATCAAGTTCGAATTCCAATATGTCCACCGAAGAAATGTTGAATACTCTAACAAAGAACATGATTCAATTCCAAGATGAGACTCATTCTAGCATCAAGAACATTGAAAGACAAATGGGTCAAATCTCAGGAGCAGTTAACAAGTTTGAGGCTAGAGATTCAGAAAAGTTTCCATCACAAACAGAACCAAATCCAAGGATGAATGCTAATGCTATGATTCTTAGAAGTGGAACAGAGTTGCAAGGTAATGAGAGAACCATAGCAAGAGATAAAGAACTCCAAGAAGAAACTGTTGTGCATGAACCTTCATCTTTAGAAGATCAAGCAACCTTGTCACAAGAAGAGAAGAATGTTACAACAGCACCCTTACCACCATATGAACCGGTTCCACCTTTTCCAGAGGCATTGAAGGAAAGGAAAAAGCATGAAGCTGACAAGGAAATTTATGAGGTTTTCAAGAAATGTGAAGTAAACATCCCTCTCTTAGATGCTTTGAAGCAAATTCCAAGATATGTCAAATTCCTTAAAGAACTTTGTACGGCAAAGAGAAAGCAAAGATTATAG